The Oreochromis aureus strain Israel breed Guangdong linkage group 15, ZZ_aureus, whole genome shotgun sequence genome contains the following window.
GACACACCCAACACATTTACAGAAAGATATGGCATCCACAGGACAACAGAGGTCACAGTGATCCTGGTAGTTAGACTGGTGGTCTGTGGATTGTTGAAAAACGCTGCCCGATTCACCTTTCTGTAGAGACTGATGTATGTAAACAACATGACAGAAAGTGAAAGAAATACTACAAGAGTCTCTGTCAACACCACAGCCAACCTCTGGCCATCAGAAgagtgtttatttttgcatattgTCCAGTGTTGTTGTTCTACCAGCTTTCGAACTACCAACTCAGGAGTGGACAGGATCATTGCAGCCAGCCAGAGCGGAACCAGCAGCTTCCATGCTTCAACCCGATTTAAACTCCTCTGCAGGTGAACAACCTGAAGGTAACGCTGGACGCTCAGCAGAGTCACAGTCAGCAGGCTGCCATAAATGGTGCAATACACAAAGTACATTATGAGTTTGCAGGACACCAGACCTATCATCCAGTTATTGAGTAAAGAGTAAATCCACACTGGAATGGTAAGCATGCAGAGCAGGTCTGACACAGCCAGACTAAGCATCAAACTCTGGCTCAGATTGGACATGGTCTCCCAGTCTGGCTTGAGAATGATGACAGCGATGTTTCCAGGGAATCCCAGCAGGAAGCAGATGGACATCACCACCGTAGGAGCCACACCAGTGGACCAGGAGATTTTGGGTGAATATCCAGGAGTGGAGGAAAAGTTAAGGGTATTCACCGTGGTGGTGAGTTGTGCCATGCTTCAAGCTTGCTGACAATATTGTGCACCAAGCAAGTGATTATAATAGATGTACCATCAGGTGATCAAGTTGTTCTCATTTGATGCTGTCAAAGGGGAAGTAATAAGAAAGAAACTGTCGTGTTGACATAAACACCTGCTGTCGTGGTTTCAGGAATTTGCATCCCTTTGCCAGTGGTCCAGGTGTGCTTGCAAAGCTCCAGTAGCCTGTTATCTTTCAAGAAAATAGCTgccacactcagtgcatttatgaCAAGATATGGAatccacaagaaaaaaaaggtcacaATGATGCTGGTAATCAGTCTGGTGGTCTGTGGATTGCTGAAAAAAGGCTCCCCGATTGACCTTTATGTAGAGACTGATGTATGaaaaaacaatgacagaaaGTGACACAAATCCTACAAGAATCTCCATCAACATAGTCACTTCATCCATTTGCTCCTGGGAAATGTATTGAGTTTGGCATTTTGTCCAGTGCGATTTTTTTACCAGCTGTCGATTGATTAATTCTGGAATGGACAGGATCATTGCAACCATTGTTTCTACCTGATCTAAATTCCTTTCTGGGTACACCACCTGAACGTAGCGGTGAACACTCATCACAGTCACAGTCAGCAGGCTGCCATAAATGCTGCAGTGCAATGTACATTATGATCTTGCAGCCCGCCAGGCTTAAGGGCCAGCAATTGAGGACAGAGTAAATCAGCACTGGAATGATACCCAAGCAGAGCAGGTCTGACACAGCCAGACTCAGCATCAAACTCTGGGTCAGACGGGACATGTTCTCCCAGTTTGGCTTGAGAATGATGAGACTGGTGTTTCCAGGGAATCCCAGCAGGAAGCAGATGGACAGCACTGCTGTGTGAACCACACCGCTGAAGTCCAAGAAGGGATGAGGTGTTTTATAATAACTTATATGTCTATGGGATTTTCCTCATTTTAGACTGAAATAGGCTAGTTagtttgaatggttgtctgtccctgtgtgttagccctgcgacagactggcgacctgtccagggtgtaccccgcctctcgccctatgacagctgggataggctccagcgccccccgcgaccctggaaaggataagcggaagcgaatggatggatggatggatggatgaattacTGTAACACTGCAACCTTTCATCAGTATTCTTCTAGTGCATTGATACAGGAATGATTTTAGAGGTACATAAAATAAGTCATCTTGGCATTGGAAGGATGATTGCTGACAAAAAGTTCTCCTGCAGTAGTCTGACCCTTTGGGTGGACCATTTGTTAACAGTGGTGTCTAGACAACAATAAAAGGTTATAAATGAATCCAGACTGCTGTTCAGAAAGCCTGAGGGAGCGTACAAGATTGCATTTCTTCTGCTTCTAAGGGCAAGACTAACAGAGTTACTCTAGGAAAGGCCCCTTTTACTTAaacatacacccacacacaaaggGCCCCTGGATGGcctgaaaaaagaaaggatTCACAGATGGATGAACCAAATATCAGTGGAAGTGGAAGAACAATGGTGATCTTTATTCAGGAGTTCTAGCAAATATAATCAGagtgatgaaaacaaaaaaataataaataaaaaagtaaaagctgaaagtaaacttttaaaagattACAAATGTACTTCTCAAGGAGGCTCCATGCTGAAAGACTTTAGCCTGTATAAAATAATTTGAAGCACACAGAGTTACTTTGTAACAGGTACAGTTCATACTTTAAAAATTGAGACGTTTACATAGCAGGAGATGTTGCGAAAGTAAAACTATCCAATAGTATATAAACCAGTGAAGCATTACAACCACCTGAACCCAGGAAggaaatgaaattattaatatttacatcaataaaaatgattaaagtaATTCTAACTGATTTCTGTCTGTTAATCATCTGTTTCATTTGCATATGTgggaaatattatattaatcatataCTAGTATATTATGTTGTAGCTAAGTTACTTGACTTTGTGTCATGTAATGGGGTGTGTGAAGTTGTGCCCAAATGCAGGATGTAAAGgcaaaggtaaaatgaaaaGATTAGAGATGGGATGTCTGACACTGAGGGTCTGAAGCCTGTCTCACTTTATTAAAGGAGAATTTAAAGCAGAGGTTTCTGTGAAGTCTCTGTGATGGGACTTTAAACTGAAAGAGAAGTGTAATGATGGAGAACATGAATGGAAGAAAACAATCCTATGTTTTGGGACACTTCCATGTTTTGTCACACATAAAGGTAGGtgttttaataatataatatatattatgatGTTGCTAAATGTCTccctttaaataaatgaatgttgtGCTATACAATTGTAAAGTTGTTTCTGATAAATGTGGCTGTTCAACCAACTAATCATTAAATTCAAAGCCTGTAACATACCTTTAGTTTAGttattttcatattattttgAATGTTTCAATATTGTGTTTCACCATATTTTAAACTTTAGCTTCAGTATCTTGTATGAATATAATAATAGCACCTCCTATATGATGCAGCATCTTTgcagaagtttcttcctgttaaaagggagtttttctttcctactGTCACCAAGCACTTGCTAATACTGGTTGTCTGTtgatgttttctctgtattattgtaggattttacaatataaagtgccttgaggtgaggTATGTAAATAAAACCGAACTGAACTGATGGCATGATTTATAGACTTGTAGTGTCAGTGCAGTACCCTCTCTGCCCTTCTTCTTGTTAATTTCTAAGTCTTTCTGTTGTTAAGAATGGAGAAAGATGGTCAATTCTGGTGATGGAGGAGCTCCAGAAcaaacatttattcatttttttcattaattgttGTTTCCTCCTCTGTTAAGTTTcaatgcagttttatttatatgtcaCCAAATCACAGGAACAGTTtacccaaagcactttatactgtaTACTACACTTTATAACTGGTTTgcggtgaaaaaaaatgacattaactCAGAGTCTACACAAGCCTCTAAAattgagaaagaagaaaattaaaaatatgcaGAAGCTGCTTTGATTGTCATGAGCTCACTGaatggtgagtatcagctgttGTCACTGTCATAGATATGTATTAGTGATGTACGATGCAACTGATTTCCATTCCGATCTGATAGCAAGTCAAATTCAGGCTGTATGGATGATACTGATCTGATACCAGTACATGAAGTACAACAACTTGTGTTTGGAAAAGCAAAAGTAGTGTATTTCAAACTATAACTTTTCTAATGAATACAAGACATGGGAATTCTTGttcttattatttaattatcatagaaaaaataaaaaaaataaataaattttaaaatattcaattaCCAATCAAAAGCAAATGTGActgaatgaaaataataatacagctgagaaacatttttttagattttatagATCCATGTTATTTTAAAGCTATCTTATCTACAAAATATTTTGCGTTGTATTTTGGGATATTTCAAGCCTACAGCAGTTGTTTTACTGAGAGTGTCCTGTATATTTTAAAGATACCTAGACTATATAAAATCCACTTTTAATGctctacaatttaaaaaaaaaaaaaaaaggaaatctgtGGTTTTAAGGATGCGGGAAATTCCCATCatttaaacacagacacaaaaacctAAACCTAGACGCAAGTCAATTTCCAAAATTCAGCAACAGTGCTACATATTGCCAGCAGCTCCACATTTTGAGTGAGCACACATGAGCAGTGATGCATTTATACAGTCAAAATTAGGATATCATTATGACAGGCGGAAGAAGAAGTAGTTCCTACCAATCATTTAGACAATGCAGATAATATAGATGCAGATAATATAGAtactttccactgtgttcctgttaatcATAAACTACAAATTTGCCCCAATTTACTATGGGGATTTCTAGAGTGGATCTAGATTA
Protein-coding sequences here:
- the LOC116309549 gene encoding C-C chemokine receptor type 4-like; amino-acid sequence: MAQLTTTVNTLNFSSTPGYSPKISWSTGVAPTVVMSICFLLGFPGNIAVIILKPDWETMSNLSQSLMLSLAVSDLLCMLTIPVWIYSLLNNWMIGLVSCKLIMYFVYCTIYGSLLTVTLLSVQRYLQVVHLQRSLNRVEAWKLLVPLWLAAMILSTPELVVRKLVEQQHWTICKNKHSSDGQSYFLEK